One window of Flavobacterium ammonificans genomic DNA carries:
- a CDS encoding sodium/sugar symporter — translation MNQNSLELTDYIVFITYFLVVSIYGYVIYRKREKNENDAKAYFLAEGKLTWWAIGASLIASNISAEQFIGMSGEGFFLGIAVAAYEWIAAISLLIVAIWFIPVYLKNKIYTMPQFLKTRYNESTALIMAVFWLFLYVFVNLTSILYLGAVAINGLAGGQYLHIIMIGLASFALVISLGGMKVVAYTDVIQVAVLLIGGLVTSYIALTTVSHYFGFGHDAIAGFQVLMEQAPEHFKMIMPEPTATSTQEEINKYLTIPGAMAYLAGIWIINLNYWGCNQYITQRALGADLDTARSGILFAGFIKLFMPLIVILPGIAAYVLHQGGHLPQLVGGKDGAYSAILTFLPTGLKGLSVAALTAAIVASLAGKVNSISTIYTLDIHKKYIQKEATDTKQVNVGKYAVIAALLLAVLFTWNDTLGIGGVGGFTYIQKYTGFISPGVFAMFILGMFWKRTTGAAAVVGVLAGFALSVVFNELAPAWFGNDTWLYTAYPNGKGGYEIPFLICMGLSFIFTMLLMIIVSLAGPKVNEKAFELDKVMFRMKPQTTVLIVALVLIIFALYVRFW, via the coding sequence ATGAACCAAAACAGCCTTGAATTAACCGATTATATTGTATTTATTACCTACTTTTTAGTAGTATCCATTTATGGATATGTTATTTATCGCAAACGCGAAAAGAACGAAAACGATGCCAAGGCTTATTTCTTAGCTGAAGGTAAATTAACTTGGTGGGCTATCGGGGCTTCTTTAATTGCTTCTAATATTTCGGCAGAACAATTCATTGGAATGAGTGGCGAAGGCTTCTTTTTGGGGATTGCTGTTGCCGCTTACGAATGGATTGCGGCCATCTCTTTATTGATAGTTGCCATTTGGTTCATTCCCGTCTATTTGAAAAATAAAATTTACACTATGCCCCAATTTTTAAAGACGCGTTATAACGAATCGACGGCTTTGATTATGGCGGTGTTTTGGTTGTTTTTGTATGTTTTTGTGAATTTGACTTCCATTTTATACTTAGGAGCTGTGGCTATTAATGGTTTGGCTGGAGGCCAATACTTGCATATTATAATGATTGGATTAGCTTCCTTTGCCTTAGTAATTTCACTTGGCGGAATGAAAGTAGTAGCTTATACCGACGTGATTCAGGTGGCGGTTTTGCTGATTGGCGGATTGGTAACTTCCTATATTGCTTTGACTACGGTAAGTCATTATTTTGGTTTTGGTCACGATGCCATTGCTGGTTTTCAGGTATTGATGGAACAGGCGCCAGAACATTTCAAAATGATTATGCCTGAACCAACAGCCACTTCGACTCAAGAAGAGATTAATAAATATTTGACTATTCCAGGAGCAATGGCCTATTTGGCGGGGATTTGGATTATCAATCTGAATTATTGGGGTTGTAACCAATACATTACCCAACGTGCTTTGGGTGCCGATTTAGACACGGCGCGTTCGGGAATTTTATTTGCAGGTTTTATTAAATTATTTATGCCTCTCATTGTGATTTTGCCTGGAATTGCGGCTTATGTTTTACATCAGGGAGGTCATTTACCACAATTAGTGGGAGGGAAAGACGGTGCTTACTCGGCAATTTTAACTTTCTTGCCTACGGGTTTGAAAGGACTTTCAGTAGCCGCATTAACTGCAGCGATTGTGGCTTCTTTGGCAGGAAAAGTCAACAGTATTTCTACAATTTACACCTTAGATATTCATAAAAAATATATTCAAAAGGAAGCAACAGATACGAAACAAGTGAACGTTGGGAAATATGCTGTTATTGCTGCTTTATTGCTGGCAGTACTTTTTACTTGGAACGATACTTTAGGCATTGGAGGTGTGGGCGGATTTACCTACATCCAAAAATACACTGGTTTTATTAGCCCGGGAGTTTTTGCGATGTTCATTTTAGGAATGTTTTGGAAACGCACTACAGGTGCTGCAGCTGTTGTAGGTGTATTGGCAGGATTTGCCTTGTCTGTGGTATTTAACGAACTGGCACCGGCTTGGTTTGGCAACGACACTTGGTTGTACACAGCTTACCCTAACGGCAAAGGCGGTTACGAAATACCCTTCTTAATTTGCATGGGTTTGTCTTTTATATTTACTATGCTCTTAATGATTATAGTAAGTTTGGCTGGACCTAAAGTCAACGAAAAAGCCTTTGAATTGGACAAAGTGATGTTCAGAATGAAACCACAAACAACTGTTTTAATTGTGGCCTTAGTCTTGATTATTTTTGCCTTGTATGTAAGGTTTTGGTAG
- a CDS encoding PorP/SprF family type IX secretion system membrane protein translates to MHIIKSKFLFLFIAFGFMRLSAQADFKLSNFSLTPLAYNPAYAGSNGGISLTSVYSSQWVGFPGAPKTILFNGHQAISDRLMGLGVNAEIDKRGTEEETKLVANYAYHLYLNNYWQISMGIKAGVQNYVVDYSLLSIENPSEFIAGIGEQKTLNYIFGTGFYLYNKNFFIGASIPNLIKPNLLDSRNSIISQQSMNYYLSSGYKIYTNENIYIQPTFLTRLVKGAPVSTLISMNFNSKNEIYASANFEFKSSIGLFAGIRIYENYLFGYAFDKSITKFNSQNNGIHSFYINFNIEGRDNRPCSCYNF, encoded by the coding sequence ATGCACATAATTAAATCAAAATTTCTTTTTTTGTTTATAGCATTTGGTTTTATGCGCTTATCTGCTCAGGCTGATTTTAAGTTGTCTAATTTTAGCTTAACGCCTTTAGCATATAATCCAGCCTATGCAGGGAGTAATGGAGGCATAAGTCTAACTAGCGTATATAGTTCACAGTGGGTAGGATTTCCTGGCGCACCAAAAACAATTCTTTTTAATGGTCATCAAGCAATTTCTGACAGATTAATGGGATTAGGTGTCAATGCTGAAATTGACAAAAGAGGAACTGAAGAAGAAACAAAATTAGTTGCCAATTATGCTTACCATTTATACTTAAATAACTATTGGCAAATTTCAATGGGTATTAAAGCTGGAGTTCAAAACTATGTTGTAGACTATAGTCTTCTATCAATTGAGAATCCCTCTGAATTCATTGCTGGAATTGGAGAACAAAAAACATTAAATTACATTTTTGGCACAGGGTTTTATCTTTATAATAAGAATTTTTTTATTGGTGCATCAATTCCTAATCTAATTAAACCTAATTTATTAGATTCAAGAAATTCAATTATTTCTCAACAATCCATGAATTATTATTTAAGTTCAGGTTACAAAATTTATACAAATGAAAATATATACATTCAACCTACATTTCTAACTCGATTAGTAAAAGGGGCACCAGTTAGTACTCTAATTTCGATGAACTTTAATAGTAAAAATGAAATATATGCAAGTGCAAATTTTGAATTCAAATCTTCAATAGGTCTTTTTGCAGGAATTAGAATTTATGAAAACTACTTATTTGGATATGCATTTGATAAATCGATAACAAAATTTAATTCTCAAAATAACGGAATTCATTCTTTTTATATAAACTTCAATATTGAAGGAAGAGATAATAGACCTTGTAGTTGTTACAATTTTTAA